A DNA window from Microcystis aeruginosa NIES-843 contains the following coding sequences:
- a CDS encoding 30S ribosomal protein S1: protein MTTQKTANKNIGFTHEDFAALLDKYDYHFSPGDVVAGTVFSMEPRGALIDIGAKTAAFIPVQEMSINRVDNPEEVLQPNETREFFILTDENEDGQLTLSIRRIEYMRAWERVRQLQKEDATVRSNVFATNRGGALVRIEGLRGFIPGSHISTREAKEDLVGQELPLKFLEVDEDRNRLVLSHRRALVERKMNGLAVGQVVIGSVRGIKPYGAFIDIGGVSGLLHISEISHDHIDTPHTVFNVNDELKVMIIDLDAERGRISLSTKQLEPEPGDMLKNRPLVFEKAEEMAIKYREKRLAEAEGRTVSEVVEEIEVPPALEEEDLVLAATEE from the coding sequence ATGACCACCCAAAAAACCGCAAACAAAAACATAGGCTTTACCCATGAAGATTTTGCCGCCCTTCTAGACAAATACGATTATCATTTCAGTCCGGGAGATGTTGTCGCCGGGACTGTTTTCAGCATGGAACCCCGGGGAGCGCTCATCGATATCGGTGCTAAAACCGCCGCTTTTATCCCCGTGCAGGAGATGTCGATCAACCGCGTCGATAATCCCGAAGAAGTTTTACAACCTAACGAAACCAGGGAATTTTTCATCCTTACCGACGAGAATGAAGATGGACAGCTAACCCTGTCGATCCGTCGCATTGAATATATGCGCGCTTGGGAACGGGTGCGTCAATTGCAAAAAGAAGATGCTACCGTGCGATCCAATGTTTTTGCCACTAACCGTGGTGGGGCATTAGTCAGGATTGAAGGTCTCCGCGGCTTTATCCCCGGTTCTCACATTAGCACCAGAGAGGCGAAAGAGGATTTAGTTGGTCAGGAATTGCCCTTAAAGTTTTTAGAAGTGGATGAGGATCGCAACCGTCTGGTTTTAAGTCATCGTCGCGCTTTAGTGGAACGCAAGATGAACGGTTTAGCCGTGGGACAGGTGGTAATCGGTTCCGTGCGCGGAATCAAGCCCTACGGTGCTTTCATCGATATCGGTGGAGTCAGTGGTTTACTGCATATTTCCGAAATCTCTCACGATCACATTGACACCCCCCACACGGTTTTCAATGTCAATGATGAGTTAAAAGTGATGATTATCGATCTTGATGCCGAAAGAGGTCGCATTTCCCTCTCGACTAAACAATTAGAACCAGAACCGGGAGATATGCTCAAAAATCGCCCGTTAGTGTTTGAAAAAGCCGAAGAAATGGCGATTAAATACCGAGAAAAACGTCTAGCGGAAGCGGAAGGCCGGACCGTCTCGGAAGTAGTGGAAGAAATCGAAGTTCCCCCCGCCTTGGAGGAGGAAGATTTAGTTCTCGCCGCTACCGAAGAGTAA
- a CDS encoding adenylate/guanylate cyclase domain-containing protein, with protein MDILLGQNPYLLLHTERGQRFFPLVGKSYWTIGRSKDNDIVIKDHCISRNHAILQSTETGDFYLIDLGSRNGTFVNGRRVAIPVTIHSQEQITFGKTEVQFYRPAPTNVGKQPRNLEWDTLTSAVHERRLTSVMVVDMRNFTALTRQLDEKVLSSLIGSWFRHAGGIIRSSGSWVDKYIGDAIMAIWFHGQQEVDQDDILQIFQAIIQLNNMTCALSEQYPLPFKLRIGAGVNTGYAMVGNTGSGEHPDYTAIGDTVNAAFRLESATKEMGKDLAIGATTYSYLIGLPHLQQVFTQHTVSLKGYHDSTIAYGTTFDDLDRFLDANINEEMTGITGFIGSV; from the coding sequence GTGGATATACTACTAGGACAAAATCCCTATTTACTACTCCATACCGAGAGAGGCCAGCGTTTTTTCCCTCTCGTGGGGAAATCTTACTGGACAATCGGACGGAGCAAAGATAACGATATCGTGATTAAAGATCACTGTATCTCTCGTAATCACGCTATTCTACAATCCACGGAAACAGGGGATTTTTATCTGATCGATCTCGGTAGTCGCAATGGAACTTTTGTCAATGGCAGAAGGGTGGCCATTCCAGTGACTATCCATAGCCAAGAGCAGATCACCTTTGGCAAAACCGAGGTGCAGTTCTATCGTCCTGCTCCCACCAATGTGGGCAAGCAACCGCGCAATTTAGAATGGGATACCCTCACCTCCGCCGTCCATGAACGGCGCTTAACATCGGTGATGGTGGTAGATATGCGGAATTTTACGGCTTTAACGAGGCAATTAGACGAAAAAGTGCTTTCTTCTCTGATTGGCAGTTGGTTTCGCCATGCCGGGGGTATTATCCGCAGTTCCGGCAGTTGGGTAGATAAATATATTGGTGATGCGATCATGGCCATCTGGTTTCACGGCCAACAGGAAGTCGATCAAGACGATATCCTGCAAATTTTCCAAGCAATTATACAACTAAATAACATGACTTGCGCCTTAAGCGAACAATATCCCTTACCTTTTAAATTACGCATCGGTGCGGGAGTGAATACTGGTTATGCTATGGTCGGCAATACTGGCAGCGGTGAACATCCAGATTATACGGCGATCGGGGATACAGTCAACGCCGCTTTTCGTTTAGAGTCGGCTACCAAAGAAATGGGCAAGGATTTAGCCATCGGAGCCACTACCTACAGTTATCTCATCGGTTTACCCCATCTCCAGCAAGTTTTTACTCAACATACCGTCAGCCTGAAAGGATACCACGATAGCACTATTGCCTACGGAACCACTTTTGATGACTTGGATCGTTTCCTCGATGCCAATATTAATGAGGAGATGACTGGAATTACAGGATTTATCGGCAGTGTCTGA
- a CDS encoding DUF3120 domain-containing protein, giving the protein MLNSTLVSSNPDRLKPLVPNWEKCQSVFWTAAFLVSVPVFIQAPLVRYYPEVSLGLTFFWVGLGVWLLKQEKISLWGDLLLGFSWSWLAGSLYWGWWRWEPLIHIPMEAIGLPFVLWGLYKGRGKVGNLFYLGSLLGTAITDVYFYLTGLIPYWRQLMTVELAPNLVSPIFHNALAQIETPWGISWAIVLLNLLLAIGIYPLQKRGCHWWAFSGAVLSTILVDGLFWITASLA; this is encoded by the coding sequence TTGCTCAACTCTACCCTAGTTTCCAGCAATCCCGATCGCCTGAAACCCCTAGTCCCTAACTGGGAAAAATGTCAATCCGTCTTTTGGACAGCAGCATTTCTGGTATCAGTCCCCGTATTCATACAAGCGCCCCTAGTGCGCTACTATCCCGAAGTTAGCCTAGGTTTAACCTTTTTCTGGGTGGGGTTAGGGGTTTGGCTGCTCAAACAAGAAAAAATCAGTCTTTGGGGGGATTTACTTTTGGGCTTTAGTTGGAGTTGGTTAGCAGGTTCTCTGTACTGGGGTTGGTGGCGTTGGGAACCGTTGATCCATATTCCCATGGAAGCGATCGGGCTGCCCTTTGTTCTCTGGGGACTATACAAAGGTCGTGGCAAAGTGGGCAATCTTTTCTATCTGGGTTCTTTGTTAGGAACGGCCATCACCGATGTATATTTCTATCTAACGGGACTAATTCCCTACTGGCGACAATTAATGACCGTGGAACTAGCTCCCAACCTAGTATCGCCGATATTTCATAACGCCTTAGCCCAAATTGAGACCCCCTGGGGCATCAGTTGGGCGATCGTGCTGCTCAACCTGCTCTTAGCGATCGGTATTTATCCTTTGCAAAAAAGGGGATGTCATTGGTGGGCATTTAGCGGGGCTGTATTGAGTACAATTTTAGTCGATGGTTTATTTTGGATTACCGCCTCTCTGGCCTAA
- a CDS encoding sulfite exporter TauE/SafE family protein: MLTPIQYGFLVIAAVAAGLINALAGGGSLITFPTLMAVGIPPVMANVTNTVALCPGYLGATLAQKKDLHGQQKRIQLLLPSAVIGGIIGGILLLNSSDQVFDRLIPFLILLAAALLAFQDTLRSCLQRRQGDKKGNIPEIWAFLPIALASIYGGYFGAGLGVIELAILGLFLKDNLTRLNALKQLLSLVVNVAASWFFLFSNQVYWSAAIVVAIGSLIGGLLGGKLARIISPSYLRWTVVILSIITATVYFLR; the protein is encoded by the coding sequence ATGCTCACGCCTATTCAGTATGGCTTCCTAGTAATCGCTGCCGTGGCTGCCGGCTTAATTAATGCTCTTGCCGGTGGCGGTAGTCTGATTACTTTTCCGACGCTGATGGCGGTGGGTATCCCACCGGTAATGGCAAATGTGACTAATACCGTCGCTTTATGCCCGGGTTATCTGGGGGCAACTCTCGCCCAAAAAAAAGACCTGCACGGGCAACAAAAACGGATTCAGTTATTGCTACCATCGGCAGTTATTGGCGGCATTATCGGTGGTATTTTGCTGTTAAATAGCAGCGATCAAGTGTTTGACCGACTGATTCCTTTTCTGATTCTTTTAGCGGCGGCTTTATTGGCTTTTCAAGATACTTTACGCTCTTGTTTGCAGCGGCGACAGGGGGACAAAAAGGGCAATATACCGGAAATTTGGGCGTTTTTACCCATCGCTCTCGCTTCAATTTATGGTGGTTATTTTGGAGCGGGTTTAGGTGTGATCGAGTTGGCAATTTTGGGCTTATTTCTCAAGGATAATCTCACGAGATTAAATGCTTTAAAACAGTTGCTTTCTTTGGTGGTTAACGTGGCGGCATCTTGGTTTTTTCTCTTTTCTAATCAGGTATATTGGTCGGCGGCGATAGTGGTAGCAATTGGTTCTTTAATTGGGGGTTTATTGGGGGGAAAACTAGCTAGAATTATCTCTCCTAGTTATCTGCGCTGGACTGTGGTAATTCTGAGTATTATTACCGCTACAGTTTATTTTCTTCGTTAA
- a CDS encoding DUF2854 domain-containing protein: MLRKIRLSYFGLILGSILTVIGIIGYAQGNATVNLAGFFYGLPLLLGGLALKASEIKPIPFSQPTSPEILQLRQQQATVTQTKLRNDVTRYRYGQEVHLDEALEKLGLSPTDEERPTLVAIRETAVDSAYCLTLEFESPLLPLEKWLAKQEKIERYFGPGIRAEIKQVDEEKIDLALITIPNA; encoded by the coding sequence ATGCTCAGGAAAATTAGACTATCATACTTTGGCTTAATTTTAGGCAGTATTTTAACGGTTATCGGGATTATCGGTTATGCCCAAGGTAACGCCACGGTCAATTTAGCGGGGTTTTTCTACGGATTACCGTTATTATTGGGAGGTTTAGCCCTAAAAGCTTCAGAAATCAAACCTATACCCTTCAGTCAACCCACTAGCCCCGAAATCTTGCAATTGCGCCAACAACAGGCTACTGTCACCCAAACCAAACTTCGCAACGATGTCACCCGCTATCGCTACGGACAGGAAGTGCATCTGGATGAAGCCCTAGAAAAGCTGGGATTAAGCCCCACGGACGAGGAAAGACCGACTTTAGTGGCAATTCGTGAAACTGCTGTTGATTCCGCCTATTGTCTCACCCTAGAATTTGAATCGCCCCTTTTACCCCTAGAAAAGTGGCTGGCAAAACAAGAAAAAATCGAAAGATACTTTGGACCAGGAATTAGAGCCGAAATTAAGCAAGTTGACGAGGAAAAAATTGATTTAGCCCTAATTACTATCCCTAACGCCTAA
- a CDS encoding alpha/beta hydrolase, giving the protein MIIPRLQNRFPRNNSTRRLRAFLLGLFAVGMTALPLKAAEEIEFVYTPLVFSVSVASLENFAKGGKIDANLKRFLARATPEAREQFREALLTKIDIDPILLSRFFNSVMGADMLSRLGKGITIEGGINGKYALRGAIVSAAFDPGGLTLLNVLKKFPNNIQLQGEEILGLAKTIDYAVYVAEIFIKDMRLWTAEEAAAVKPAINYASLPDLRQRGSFQVKKEVWNLTDSSRNRSLYVNVYIPQTFREGKTPVIIFSHGLASRPEDYAQAIEHLASYGFLVAAPQHPGSDTQYLQGMLGGYYRNIFDGNEFINRPKDISFVIDELARRNASQFQGKLNLTNVGVAGHSFGGYTSLAVAGAQIDFDNLAQDCNRPYSGINIAILLECRALELPRQVYNFRDERVTAVFAANPVNRSIFGEKGLSKISIPVLLGSGSYDPAANPIFEQAIPFTWLKTPDKYLAMVEGQAHVNFTELDAGMQKTLESVVDITLPDQNLIEDYAGALLVSFFEVYIADNEKFRPFLRSSYAEYLSQGQKFKLDFITAASDQKLSQLIEKLRVHRQ; this is encoded by the coding sequence ATGATTATCCCCCGTTTACAAAATCGTTTTCCCAGAAATAATTCCACCCGTCGGCTGCGAGCTTTCCTCCTAGGTCTTTTCGCTGTGGGTATGACCGCTTTACCCCTAAAAGCCGCTGAAGAAATTGAATTTGTCTATACTCCCCTCGTCTTTTCTGTATCGGTAGCATCCCTAGAAAATTTTGCTAAAGGAGGAAAGATTGATGCTAATTTAAAAAGATTTCTTGCCAGAGCAACTCCCGAAGCAAGAGAGCAGTTTCGTGAAGCTTTATTAACAAAAATTGACATCGATCCTATTTTACTATCTCGTTTTTTTAATAGTGTGATGGGTGCTGATATGCTCTCTCGTTTGGGCAAAGGCATCACCATTGAAGGGGGAATTAATGGTAAATATGCCCTGCGGGGTGCCATTGTTAGTGCCGCTTTCGATCCGGGGGGATTAACCCTTTTAAATGTCCTGAAAAAATTCCCCAATAATATACAGTTACAGGGGGAAGAAATCCTCGGATTAGCTAAAACCATCGATTATGCGGTTTATGTGGCGGAAATATTTATCAAAGATATGCGCCTCTGGACAGCCGAGGAAGCCGCTGCCGTTAAACCAGCGATTAATTATGCCAGTTTACCCGATTTGCGTCAGCGCGGTAGCTTTCAGGTAAAAAAAGAAGTTTGGAACCTAACCGATAGCAGTCGCAATCGCAGTTTATATGTGAATGTTTATATCCCGCAAACTTTCCGAGAAGGCAAAACACCTGTAATTATTTTTTCCCACGGATTAGCCTCGCGACCGGAAGATTATGCCCAAGCAATTGAACATCTAGCTTCCTACGGATTTTTAGTAGCGGCACCGCAACACCCCGGCAGTGATACCCAATACCTACAAGGAATGTTAGGGGGGTATTATCGCAATATTTTTGATGGCAATGAGTTTATTAATCGACCCAAAGATATTAGCTTTGTCATCGATGAATTAGCCAGACGAAATGCTAGTCAATTTCAAGGTAAACTTAACCTCACTAATGTGGGAGTAGCGGGTCATTCCTTCGGAGGTTATACATCTCTAGCTGTTGCCGGCGCACAAATTGATTTTGATAATCTCGCCCAAGATTGTAACCGTCCTTACTCTGGGATTAATATCGCTATTTTACTGGAATGTCGCGCCCTAGAATTGCCTAGACAGGTCTATAATTTTCGCGATGAACGAGTCACGGCTGTCTTTGCAGCTAATCCCGTTAACCGCAGTATTTTTGGGGAAAAAGGTTTAAGTAAAATCTCGATTCCTGTCCTCTTAGGTTCCGGAAGTTATGACCCAGCAGCTAATCCGATTTTTGAACAGGCCATTCCTTTTACTTGGTTAAAAACGCCGGATAAATATCTGGCCATGGTGGAGGGACAAGCTCATGTAAATTTTACAGAATTGGATGCAGGAATGCAAAAAACCCTGGAGTCTGTGGTCGATATCACTTTACCCGATCAAAATTTAATCGAGGATTATGCGGGGGCTTTATTGGTCTCTTTTTTTGAAGTTTATATTGCTGATAATGAAAAGTTTCGTCCTTTTCTTCGGTCTAGTTATGCAGAATATCTCAGTCAGGGACAAAAGTTTAAATTAGACTTTATTACTGCCGCTTCTGACCAGAAATTATCTCAATTAATTGAGAAATTGCGAGTACATCGGCAATAG
- a CDS encoding mechanosensitive ion channel family protein encodes MNNNIPSLSEIIANQLLFLGRRNVQSQLTIIFLSLILAWLLSKWLWSYLEKRFPPVTSFIHSDKKLTLRQYFAILIQFLNFPVISLILLNLKYLIFFSQNWTRGMINLSIQLIFFYLIYRCLLAGLYAKFSVKTIKYYHGRLLAPLLVLFLLRNIIGVYNNIQEIAQVSPFNLFNSPITLRSIFILIIAPYFLVIIVVLIESIILSITNLNQQASRGEIEATLLLGRYFFIVLGFILILGYVGVNATAIAAITGGLSVGIGFGMQQVVSNFISGILLLFEKVLKPGDIINIEGQTSQVKKLGIRATTVQILTDNSEKIIPNQKFFTEDVTTYTGSDNLIYCSIVIGVGYNSNAQQVMNLLLDIADQHPHILKNPQPVAFFLNFDHSSLNFELKFWLDDVNRKKRVISDINCAILDRFTQQGIEIPFPQQDIHIRNN; translated from the coding sequence ATGAACAACAATATTCCCTCTCTTTCGGAAATAATTGCTAACCAATTATTATTTTTAGGACGCAGAAATGTTCAAAGTCAATTAACGATCATTTTTCTTTCTTTAATTCTTGCTTGGTTATTATCAAAATGGTTATGGTCTTACTTGGAAAAAAGATTTCCTCCCGTCACCAGTTTTATCCATAGTGATAAAAAATTAACCCTCCGTCAATATTTTGCTATCCTGATACAGTTTCTTAATTTCCCAGTTATTAGTCTAATTTTACTTAACTTAAAGTATCTAATTTTTTTCAGTCAAAACTGGACAAGAGGAATGATTAATTTATCCATACAATTAATATTTTTTTATTTGATTTATCGTTGTTTATTAGCTGGATTATACGCCAAGTTTTCCGTCAAAACAATTAAATATTATCATGGTCGGCTTTTAGCACCTTTATTGGTATTATTCCTCCTGAGAAATATTATTGGTGTTTACAATAATATTCAAGAAATTGCCCAAGTATCTCCCTTCAATTTATTCAATAGTCCGATCACATTGAGAAGCATATTTATTTTGATAATAGCTCCCTATTTTCTGGTAATTATTGTTGTTCTTATAGAGAGTATAATTCTGAGCATTACTAATTTAAATCAGCAAGCGAGTCGCGGTGAAATTGAAGCAACTTTACTGTTAGGACGTTATTTTTTCATTGTCTTAGGTTTTATTCTCATCTTGGGTTATGTGGGAGTTAATGCAACGGCAATAGCGGCAATTACTGGCGGTTTATCGGTGGGTATTGGTTTCGGTATGCAGCAAGTGGTAAGTAATTTCATTAGCGGTATTTTACTATTATTTGAAAAAGTTCTCAAACCCGGTGATATCATTAATATTGAAGGACAGACTTCTCAGGTAAAAAAGCTAGGTATTCGAGCGACAACAGTGCAAATTCTTACAGACAATTCCGAAAAAATTATTCCCAATCAAAAGTTTTTTACTGAGGATGTCACCACCTACACGGGTAGTGATAACTTGATTTATTGTTCAATTGTTATCGGAGTTGGTTATAATTCTAACGCCCAACAGGTGATGAATTTATTGCTAGACATTGCTGACCAACATCCTCATATACTTAAAAACCCGCAACCAGTAGCTTTTTTTCTTAATTTTGATCATTCTAGTTTAAACTTTGAATTAAAGTTCTGGTTGGATGATGTTAATAGAAAAAAGCGAGTCATTAGTGATATTAATTGTGCTATTCTTGATAGGTTTACTCAACAGGGTATCGAGATTCCCTTCCCGCAGCAAGATATTCACATTCGCAATAATTAG
- a CDS encoding sugar ABC transporter substrate-binding protein yields MQFLRLRVKTVWRSKKIRGIISLLLLFILMPIFLYACFSDLPNQSSEQRQGTLLVWYPEEGNLTEVVGLGLQEFEKLNPQVTILEQAITIDEIPERFFKQSQSGLGASVILIFSRNIPRLVSQGVLEEIDQNNLDLSIYYPPTLKQVSYQGKIYGIPLGSRTNVLCYNQKKLQVSPDPLLKQPPTSLGGLVERARKGYSVGMVSSFEDTFWGMAIFGGYLWDDQGRLQPRLDGWAKWLEWLKFASSQPNFILNRQRELLHDAFARGRLTYYVCNSVEIADLKNSLQDDLRVALLPQETQGKAAPILYTRVMVFNRNNSDNENSLGLALGKFLTNPEQQLQAIIQTESFIPTNRRVQIEGNLLPIESVLLQQSQNAVAVPLDDWEKLNKILEEGEFWYERAIAGEISSSAAAQKLTLYIQSGLDQEVRKIN; encoded by the coding sequence ATGCAATTTCTAAGGCTCAGAGTTAAAACTGTTTGGAGAAGTAAAAAAATAAGGGGAATTATATCGCTCCTATTGCTTTTTATCCTGATGCCAATTTTTCTTTATGCTTGTTTTAGTGATCTTCCTAACCAATCATCGGAGCAACGGCAAGGAACCCTTTTGGTTTGGTATCCAGAAGAGGGCAATTTAACTGAAGTAGTAGGTCTCGGTTTGCAAGAGTTTGAAAAATTAAATCCGCAAGTGACAATTCTTGAACAAGCTATTACTATCGATGAGATACCCGAACGTTTTTTTAAACAATCTCAAAGCGGATTGGGTGCGAGTGTTATTCTAATTTTTTCGAGAAATATACCCAGATTAGTATCCCAAGGAGTACTGGAGGAAATTGACCAGAACAATCTAGATTTATCTATTTATTATCCCCCGACGCTGAAACAAGTTAGCTATCAAGGAAAAATCTATGGTATTCCCTTAGGTTCTCGTACCAATGTACTGTGTTATAATCAAAAAAAATTACAAGTTAGTCCCGATCCGCTACTGAAGCAACCTCCCACCAGTTTAGGGGGATTAGTGGAACGTGCGCGCAAAGGCTATTCTGTGGGGATGGTGTCCTCTTTTGAAGATACTTTTTGGGGAATGGCAATTTTTGGCGGCTATTTGTGGGATGATCAGGGTCGGCTGCAACCTCGCCTAGATGGTTGGGCAAAATGGCTAGAATGGCTAAAATTTGCCTCGTCACAGCCTAATTTTATCCTCAATCGTCAACGGGAATTACTTCATGATGCTTTTGCTAGAGGCCGCTTAACCTATTATGTGTGTAATTCTGTTGAAATTGCCGATTTAAAAAACAGCCTACAAGATGATCTCAGAGTCGCTTTACTTCCCCAAGAAACTCAAGGTAAAGCAGCACCAATTCTCTATACACGGGTGATGGTATTTAATCGCAATAATAGTGATAATGAAAATAGTTTGGGATTAGCTTTAGGAAAATTTCTCACCAATCCCGAACAACAATTACAAGCAATCATCCAAACAGAAAGTTTTATTCCCACTAATCGACGGGTGCAGATCGAAGGAAATTTACTACCGATTGAATCGGTATTATTACAACAATCTCAAAATGCCGTGGCAGTTCCTCTGGATGATTGGGAAAAGTTGAATAAAATTTTAGAAGAAGGAGAATTTTGGTATGAAAGAGCGATCGCTGGTGAAATATCTTCCTCAGCAGCAGCCCAAAAACTGACACTTTATATTCAATCAGGTCTCGATCAGGAAGTCAGGAAAATAAATTAA
- a CDS encoding type II toxin-antitoxin system HicB family antitoxin, which produces MKLFTAIIERDLETNLYVGYVPGFVGAHSQGETLDELRENLQEVIEMLLEDEDISLETEFIGTQQIAVA; this is translated from the coding sequence ATGAAACTATTTACAGCAATTATCGAAAGAGATCTAGAGACTAATCTCTATGTTGGTTATGTTCCTGGATTTGTGGGAGCGCATTCCCAAGGAGAAACCTTAGATGAGTTGCGAGAAAATTTACAAGAGGTGATTGAAATGTTATTAGAGGATGAAGATATTTCTCTGGAAACTGAGTTTATTGGTACACAACAAATTGCCGTTGCTTAG
- a CDS encoding type II toxin-antitoxin system HicA family toxin — MSKIPVLKASEVIRLLEKRRFVQVRQRGSHKQFRHEDGRSTTVPFHKGRDISPTLLRVIAGDIGLTVEQLLQGRE, encoded by the coding sequence ATGAGTAAAATTCCAGTCCTGAAAGCATCAGAGGTGATTCGCCTGTTGGAAAAGCGGAGATTTGTCCAAGTCCGTCAGCGTGGTTCCCACAAACAATTTCGCCATGAAGATGGTCGCAGTACGACGGTTCCCTTTCATAAAGGACGGGATATTTCACCGACTTTATTAAGGGTCATTGCTGGTGATATTGGGTTAACAGTAGAGCAATTATTACAAGGGAGAGAGTAA
- a CDS encoding tetratricopeptide repeat protein: MIQIHKNQTNSAQASNYETELNLENFDQITPKKHNPKIYQKLLKKAQYIGDKQSEVFALGRLAMIYQSWGQYREAVQYLQQQLVIIRETNDRYSLANTLGNLGAAYQSLGQYQEAISHLQEQLAIAQEIGDILALANAFGNLGITYQSLGKYQQAIEYFQKQLEIAQQIGDKTSEANASSNLGISYQYQGDFAQAESLFLQGLKIHEELFGCNNPSVASNLNNLASLYQDQGRYTEAEPLFLRSLAIREKLLGKEHPYVATSLNNLASLYCAQGKYAEAEPLFLHSLEITEKQLGSDHPDVATSLNNLALLYDSQGKYAEAEPLFLRALAITEKQLGEEHPDVANSFNNLAGLYYDQGKYAEAEPLFLRSLAITEKQLST, from the coding sequence ATGATTCAGATTCATAAAAATCAAACTAATTCGGCTCAGGCTAGTAATTATGAAACAGAGTTAAATCTTGAGAACTTTGATCAGATTACGCCCAAAAAACATAATCCTAAAATCTATCAAAAGCTCTTAAAAAAAGCTCAGTATATTGGTGATAAACAATCTGAGGTTTTTGCTCTTGGCCGGTTAGCAATGATTTATCAATCTTGGGGTCAATATAGAGAAGCAGTACAATATCTTCAGCAACAATTAGTAATTATTAGAGAAACTAATGATCGGTATTCGCTGGCGAATACTTTAGGTAATTTGGGAGCGGCTTATCAGTCTTTAGGGCAGTATCAAGAAGCAATTTCACATCTTCAAGAACAATTAGCAATTGCTCAGGAGATCGGCGATATTCTTGCCCTAGCAAATGCTTTCGGAAATCTGGGGATTACTTATCAATCCTTAGGAAAATATCAGCAAGCAATTGAATATTTTCAAAAACAATTAGAAATTGCCCAGCAAATTGGTGATAAAACATCAGAAGCAAATGCTTCGAGCAATTTAGGTATTTCTTATCAATATCAAGGCGATTTTGCTCAAGCAGAATCTCTATTTTTACAAGGATTAAAAATCCATGAAGAGTTATTTGGTTGCAATAATCCTAGTGTTGCTTCTAATCTCAACAATCTGGCGAGTCTTTATCAAGATCAAGGGAGATACACAGAAGCAGAACCTCTCTTTTTACGCTCGCTGGCGATTCGGGAAAAGCTATTAGGAAAAGAGCATCCTTATGTGGCGACCAGTCTCAACAATCTGGCGAGTCTTTATTGCGCTCAAGGGAAATACGCAGAAGCAGAACCTCTCTTTTTGCACTCGCTGGAGATTACGGAAAAGCAATTAGGCTCCGACCATCCTGATGTGGCGACCAGTCTCAACAATTTGGCGTTACTTTATGATTCTCAAGGGAAATACGCAGAAGCAGAACCTCTCTTTTTGCGAGCGCTGGCGATTACAGAAAAGCAATTAGGAGAAGAGCATCCTGATGTGGCCAACAGTTTCAACAATCTGGCTGGTCTTTATTATGATCAAGGGAAATACGCAGAAGCAGAACCTCTCTTTTTGCGCTCGCTGGCGATTACAGAAAAGCAATTAAGTACCTAG